One window of Triticum dicoccoides isolate Atlit2015 ecotype Zavitan chromosome 5A, WEW_v2.0, whole genome shotgun sequence genomic DNA carries:
- the LOC119297183 gene encoding SH3 and multiple ankyrin repeat domains protein 1-like, translated as MAPLEVPCLEPLPRPAPDQQVASAPDASSSRMPGRATGPRRQQQPPSTSSPQAPASSPPTWIHSPSRRSHGIRRVPAGKSPAAATSCILPPWRHCRSPSARLVSLHVQCTSCLHMQRLLITTTVTQSPREKCVM; from the exons ATGGCACCGCTGGAGGTTCCTTGCCTCGAGCCTCTGCCACGACCAGCACCCGACCAGCAGGTCGCCAGCGCGCCCGATGCCTCCTCCTCGCGCATGCCTGGCCGCGCCACCGGACCTCGCAG GCAACAACAGCCTCCTTCAACCTCGTCGCCTCAAGCCCCTGCTTCGTCTCCTCCTACGTGGATCCATTCGCCCTCGCGTCGTTCCCACGGGATCAGGCGCGTTCCGGCCGGGAAGAGCCCCGCCGCTGCGACCTCCTGCATCCTGCCGCCATGGCGCCACTGCCGTTCTCCTTCAGCGagactagtaagcttgcacgtgcaatgcacgtcttgctTGCACATGCAAAG GTTGTTGATAACAACAACAGTAACACAATCGCCGCGAGAAAAATGTGTGATGTAG